A single region of the Drosophila takahashii strain IR98-3 E-12201 chromosome 2R, DtakHiC1v2, whole genome shotgun sequence genome encodes:
- the eIF3b gene encoding eukaryotic translation initiation factor 3 subunit B translates to MAKKKSEEHSGADANDSDYTEEPNFEDPPNFVDNISDEDLLGDMLAQRPSEADGVESVVVVDNIPKVEPVRLEKLKSVINKLFSHCGDIVNVVYPVDEEGKTKGYAFMEYKKAEQAEEAVKKLNNHRLDKNHTFAVNLFTDFQKYENIPEKWEPPTVQTFKVQSDLYNFINDPDTYDQYCVAAETAPNCVQVGFWQNVLPEPFELETRERFTDTFVKWSPLGTYVVTFHKPGVAIWGGSSFQKIQKFPHTGTQFVEFSPCENYLVTYGPTPTGQKIIIWDIRTGAEKRSFVADGMSVLSMFRWSHDDKFVARMGENSIHIYETPSFYLLDLKSIKIPGIRGFSWSPTDNVIAYWVEEQNQIPARVTLMEIPKKRETRNKNLFHVADCKLHWQKSGDYLCVKVDRYSKLKKDKKDLDVKFLGMFYNFEIFHMREKEIPVDSVEIRELILAFAWEPIGNKFSIIHGEPNSANVSFYEVNKGVKPSLVKRLEKKSCTHLFWSPRGQFIVMANLTMGTFEFVDSTNDYIISASPDHFRASEVEWDPTGRYVVTGVSSWKVKEDTGFNMYTFQGRIIKRTILKNFVQFLWRPRPPTLLGEEKQKEIKKNLKKYYAAFEQKDRLRLTRASKELLEKRSQLRETFMEYRNKRIAEWQDQKSRRVMLRGHVDTDNLETEEVDEEIVEFLVKEEVTLLE, encoded by the exons ATGGCCAAGAAGAAAAGCGAGGAGCACTCCGGTGCGGATGCGAACGACAGCGACTACACTGAGGAGCCGAACTTCGAGGATCCGCCCAACTTTGTGGACAACATCTCCGATGAAG ATCTACTGGGAGACATGCTCGCCCAGCGCCCCTCGGAGGCGGATGGCGTCGAGAgcgtggtggtggtggacAACATCCCCAAGGTGGAGCCGGTGCGCCTGGAGAAGCTCAAGTCGGTGATCAACAAGCTCTTCTCGCACTGCGGCGACATCGTCAATGTGGTTTATCCCGTGGACGAGGAGGGCAAGACCAAGGGCTACGCCTTCATGGAGTACAAGAAGGCCGAgcaggcggaggaggcggtcAAGAAGCTGAACAACCATCGTCTGGACAAGAACCACACCTTTGCGGTGAATCTGTTTACTGATTTCCAGAA GTACGAGAACATCCCCGAGAAGTGGGAGCCGCCAACCGTGCAGACCTTCAAGGTGCAGAGCGACCTGTACAACTTCATCAACGACCCGGACACCTATGACCAGTACTGCGTGGCCGCCGAGACCGCGCCCAACTGCGTGCAGGTGGGCTTCTGGCAGAACGTCCTGCCTGAGCCCTTCGAGCTGGAGACCCGCGAACGCTTCACCGACACCTTCGTCAAGTGGTCGCCGCTGGGCACCTATGTGGTCACCTTCCACAAGCCCGGCGTGGCCATCTGGGGCGGCAGCAGCTTCCAGAAGATCCAGAAGTTCCCCCACACCGGCACCCAGTTCGTGGAGTTCTCGCCCTGCGAGAATTACCTCGTGACCTATGGTCCCACGCCCACGGGCCAGAAGATCATCATCTGGGACATCCGCACGGGAGCCGAGAAGCGTTCGTTTGTGGCCGATGGCATGTCGGTGCTTTCGATGTTCCGCTGGTCGCACGACGACAAGTTTGTGGCCCGCATGGGCGAGAACTCGATCCACATCTACGAGACGCCCTCGTTCTATCTGCTCGATCTGAAGTCCATCAAGATTCCCGGCATCCGCGGCTTCTCGTGGTCGCCCACGGACAACGTGATCGCCTACTGGGTGGAGGAGCAGAACCAAATACCCGCCCGCGTCACTCTGATGGAGATCCCCAAGAAGCGCGAGACGCGCAACAAGAACCTCTTCCATGTGGCCGACTGCAAGCTGCACTGGCAGAAGTCCGGCGACTATCTGTGCGTCAAGGTGGATCGCTACTCCAAGCTGAAGAAGGACAAGAAGGACCTCGATGTCAAGTTCCTGGGCATGTTCTACAACTTTGAGATCTTCCACATGCGCGAGAAGGAGATTCCCGTCGACTCTGTGGAGATTCGCGAGCTGATCCTCGCCTTCGCCTGGGAGCCCATCGGCAACAAGTTCTCCATCATCCACGGCGAGCCCAACTCGGCCAACGTGAGCTTCTACGAGGTGAACAAGGGCGTGAAGCCCAGTTTGGTCAAGCGCCTGGAGAAGAAGTCGTGCACGCATCTCTTCTGGTCGCCACGCGGCCAGTTCATCGTGATGGCCAATCTCACCATGGGCACCTTTGAGTTTGTGGACTCCACCAATGACTACATCATCAGCGCCTCGCCGGATCACTTCCGCGCCTCCGAGGTCGAGTGGGATCCCACTGGACGCTATGTGGTGACAGGGGTCTCCTCATGGAAGGTGAAGGAGGACACTGGCTTCAACATGTACACGTTCCAGGGACGCATCATCAAGCGCACCATTCTCAAGAACTTCGTGCAGTTCCTGTGGCGCCCGCGTCCACCCACCCTGCTCGGCGAGGAGAAGCAGAAGGAGATCAAGAAGAACCTGAAGAAGTACTACGCCGCCTTCGAGCAGAAGGATCGCCTGCGCCTCACGCGCGCCTCCAAGGAGCTGCTCGAGAAGCGCTCCCAGCTGCGCGAGACCTTCATGGAGTACCGCAACAAGCGCATCGCCGAGTGGCAGGATCAGAAGAGTCGTCGCGTCATGCTGCGTGGGC ATGTGGACACAGACAACTTGGAAACTGAGGAAGTGGATGAAGagattgttgaatttttagtCAAGGAAGAAGTCACCCTGCTGGAGTAG